The genomic segment tgtgtgtaACTTCCACAGCGCACTTCACTGATGAGGTCCAAACCAGCCGTCTGACAGGAGTGACCTGCCCTCACCGAAGGTGCGCAGCGCACCTGCAGAAGCCCAGGTCCAGTCTCCCCAGTTCCCTGCAGGATCTGATCCTGGTGTTCACATTTTCCGCTTGAGTTTGTCCCCGGGATCATTCAAAACTGTTTCTCCAACGCTTCTTCCAAAAACTTAGACTGTTTTCCAAAGCAGAACAGGCCCAGCCCTCCCAGGCGGAAGCAATGGGGAGTGTGCGAAGCCACCGCTACAGCATCGTGTCCTCCGAGGAAGACGGCATGAAGCTGGCCACTATTGCCGTGCCGAATGGCTACGGAAACGGCAATGTCAACAAGGTGCACACGGAGCACCAGCGTCAGAGCCGCTTCGTCAGGAAGGATGGTCACTGCAATGTGCAGTTTATCAATATGAGTGAAAAAGGCCAGCGGTACCTGGCAGATATCTTCACCACCTGTGTGGACATCCGCTGGCGCTGGATGCTGCTCCTATTCTGCCTTTCTTTCCTGCTGTCGTGGTTGTTTTTTGGCTTTGGCTTCTGGGTGGTAGCCCTCTCTTACGGGGACTTAGACAATGAGACTCAGATGTGCGTTTCCAATGTGGACAGCTTCACCGCCGCTTTCTTGTTCTCAGTGGAGACCCAAACCACAATTGGCTACGGTTATCGCTATGTGACAGAGGAGTGCCCCGTGGCCGTCTTCATGGTCGTCTTTCAGAGCATTTTGGGCTGCATCATTGATGCTTTCATCATTGGCGCCGTCATGGCCAAGATGGCCAAGCCCAAAAAGAGGAATGAGACGCTCGTCTTCAGCCACTACGCCACAGTGGCCATGAGGGACGGCAAACTGTGCCTGATGTGGCGTGTGGGCAACCTGAGGAAGAGTCACCTGGTGGAGGCCCACGTCAGGGCTCAGCTCCTCAAGTCCCGCACCACCGCAGAGGGAGAGTTCATCCCTCTGGATCAGGTAGACATCGACGTTGGCTTCGACAGTGGCATCGACAGAATCTTCCTGGTGTCTCCAATTACCATTGTGCACGAGATTGACGAGGACAGCCCATTCTTCGAGATGAGCAAACGGGAGCTGGAGAAGTCGGAATTTGAGATCGTGGTGATTCTGGAAGGCATGGTCGAGGCCACAGCCATGACCACGCAGTGTCGGAGCTCGTACGTGGCCAGCGAGATCCTGTGGGGCCACCGCTTTGAGCCGGTGCTCTTCGAAGAAAAGAACTACTACAAGGTGGACTACTCTTGCTTCAACAGCACCTATGAGGTGCCCAGCACGCCCGACTGTAGTGCCAGGGAGCTGGCCGAGAAGAAGTCCAACGCCTCCAGCTTGAGGAACTCCTTTTGCTACGAGAACGAGGTGGCTCTCGAGaaagtggagctggaggaggagtttgAGGAGGATGCTACCAGGCAGATAAGCAGTGTTGAGGCTGGTGCACCTGAGGACACTAACACAGATGCGGTGTCGGACTGTGAATCCAATCTGGACTCTTTGCCTTTAGAATCAATACCTTTGACGGCTGAATCAGAAATATGATTCAAAAACACTACCACAGGGCATGTTGAACGTCGGTCCTGCTGCTGTCCATCATGCATGACACTAACCAAAGACTGTGAttttgaagtttgaaattctcTATGCAGAAGCTCATGCACAAGACACCAACGAAGTACAATCGTAATATATGGGCATAGTGGTGGTACATTTATGTTGCATGACGCTAAAATGGGTTCGACgccttcactcacacacaccgtgCGGTCTGTTTCAGTGCATACTGCCCTTATTAAGCTAAATGTTTTGAGTAGAATAGCCAATTGGGTTGATTACATTTGTTAATTTATTCAAGTACATATTTCCAGGTTGCACATTTTACATTGAGCTGCATGTAATAGAAGTTTTTTCGTGGCCTAAATGTCCCCCGGGGTTTTGGTCTCGCTTAactaaattaatattatttattattattttatttcaaaaaaataatagttaaaCTGGGAGTTTTGAGATTTGATATCAAACGccaacatgaatatttaaatttttaatcatatttagtTCAACAATCTTATGCTAAAAGGCTACTAACGTCACAATcacttgcacaaaaaaaaggctaaagTTTGTTAATGAGCTGGTCTCTTAGCAACGTCTTATTTATTTTGGTGTGATggtcttggtgtgtgtgtgtgctcacggCGCAAGGCAGGAAAGATGTCTTGCACAGATGACGAGCACGAGTACTATGTGCGCCTCAAACCTATCATCTTTTCTGAGTGCAAAGCGTCTTTTGCAACCTGTGCCTTAAACAAAAGCCTCCGTGCCGGTGGAGGCACTCGGCAGGTTAGTCTTCGACTGAGCACACACTGCATTAGATGTCACGGGAAGAAGCATTCAGAGGTGATTCACTGTGCACTAGTATACTGCCGCTTCCTGCAGGTCTCCATGTTCTAATGTGCAATACAGTTCAGTGGGGGAATGTGACAGCAGGAAGCTCGAACCCTGAGCGGAGTTTACGAATGTCGATGAAAAGTGCTGCTAAGTTACATATTGTATGTTCAGAGAGAAATCTAGGAgccaaaatgtattatttgtcttttaaagtATCCATTTGAAGATTGCAGATGCAGCctataatgttattttttagaTATAGACAagtatgattttatttttcaacctaAAGCCAAATCTGTAGATATATTTAAGAGACAACCGTAACTCATCTGTTAGTTGATGTTGATTTGAAACCTGAACTTTTCCTCATCTAACAGAAACAATGATTAATTTGAGTGGACTTTGACGTAGTCTCTTCTTCATGTTAACATCAGTGTTCTTGGCACGGCAGATTTTGGACACCTAAGTTAACCCTCTCACTTCACCACTGCAGGTCTTGTGaagttatttgtgtttttttaggatttttttttagtgggCCCTTGCTTCGTCTTATTAAAGATCCGGTCAGTTGATTCATAtttctgtcacagtcaaaaATCCTGTATGCCGACAGCACACTTGACTTAAGTCTTACACAAgactttactttatttatttattttttactctggGTGTTATTGTGATACATTCAATGCTTGGATAAAGTCAGTGGAAGCCATAACTCTGTACCGCTTCTCTGGAAAcctatgaaaacattttatctgtTCTCACATTGACACTTCCTCCTGTTTTAGCGTTTCATTTTTCTACCAGGGTCACACCTTTCTGCACAAACTAGAGACtgtacagaatttttttttaatcttttgtaaattataatgcaaatactgtacatatacatcGCAGTTGTTGAAAACGGTttatgttcttttaaaaaaaaaaataaaaacacaaacttgatTGATTGTAAACGACAAATACGTTTCATAAgttactgtgtgtctgtgtgtgggacTTTTGAGCTGATTAACAATTTATTGAAGCATTTTATCTGTACATGAGCTGAGTGACACATCTGTGGATACGAGGATTTGCACTCTGACACAAAACGTGTGACAGCTGGAGCTGGTGAGCAGAGGCCTGCTCAACTGTTTTTGCTGTGGTCACACGTGCTGATTTGAAGTCACGTCCCAAAATTCCAGGCTGTTAACCATCAGGGCTCACACCATCATTTACTTTAATTCACTAAGCTGACTCACTCCATTTCTGCGAAAGTCCTCAGAGACCCCAAAATGCTATATCAGTCAGCTGCGCTGGAAATGATCTTCAGTGCCAGCAGTGGAAAGAATGCCTCATTCTTTTGATCTCTTTCAGGAAACCGTGGAAGATAAATGTCTCCTGCGACATGAAGTGTCTTGATGAATTGTGGACATGAGTAGAAATAACCGGACTGTAATGCCGGAGATTTACAGACACAAAGTTTGAATGAATCTTCACTCAAAGCCTGCCCTAATCATCcgttttccatttttgtttttcacatatttGCTCCCTTCTTTCAGAGATTTCTAAGAAACAAGTGATATATTTGTGGTTGATGATCTGTCAATAGAACCGCATGGACACACGGATTACATAATAAAGCAGTAGAGGGGGACGCAGTCAGCATTGTGTGACCACCCAACAACTCCTCTAATCCACCACAAAAGTGCATAAAACACCCACAAAGCAAGAGGTGAGATGAGTATGTGTCAAGGGGCGACCCTGTGTTTGCAGTACGACACATCTGTCAGCATATTCAGTGAGTTTTCCATCCACAGCTGTGGCCTGACAGCATGAGTCGGGGGACCTATTGATCAGACACGTCCACAGGGAGGCAGTGAGCCGATTTGATTTCGTTC from the Scophthalmus maximus strain ysfricsl-2021 chromosome 17, ASM2237912v1, whole genome shotgun sequence genome contains:
- the LOC118289399 gene encoding inward rectifier potassium channel 2-like; this translates as MGSVRSHRYSIVSSEEDGMKLATIAVPNGYGNGNVNKVHTEHQRQSRFVRKDGHCNVQFINMSEKGQRYLADIFTTCVDIRWRWMLLLFCLSFLLSWLFFGFGFWVVALSYGDLDNETQMCVSNVDSFTAAFLFSVETQTTIGYGYRYVTEECPVAVFMVVFQSILGCIIDAFIIGAVMAKMAKPKKRNETLVFSHYATVAMRDGKLCLMWRVGNLRKSHLVEAHVRAQLLKSRTTAEGEFIPLDQVDIDVGFDSGIDRIFLVSPITIVHEIDEDSPFFEMSKRELEKSEFEIVVILEGMVEATAMTTQCRSSYVASEILWGHRFEPVLFEEKNYYKVDYSCFNSTYEVPSTPDCSARELAEKKSNASSLRNSFCYENEVALEKVELEEEFEEDATRQISSVEAGAPEDTNTDAVSDCESNLDSLPLESIPLTAESEI